The Arachis hypogaea cultivar Tifrunner chromosome 14, arahy.Tifrunner.gnm2.J5K5, whole genome shotgun sequence genome has a segment encoding these proteins:
- the LOC112744665 gene encoding uncharacterized protein: MASAPPTPPPHCSSVPSRPNATSNRSTHNHRHSSHHNNHNRHNHQNSRLRRQEQSRWNHNGYGSFANNSPLPYANATGSGSGAGVASASAVAAAVAAAAAGDNAPAAFSSALGMLGGRRSTLGLEFSGRRTTRFAARMRSGRLRYNNNKTKHSLIAEEVQQCLEKSGNDVASVDNVLLSYESKMYDPEDYIYLIRECGNKDLYLQVSKTYDFAMGRKHYNWFYKGKLTSTVISQLGKMKKIEHACRVFDVARSQGFGNTVYSYSSMINAYGHNGRFNDAVRLYRSMRPLGMEPNLITYNALIDAGAKGHVDFSIVAKFVDEMVANGIMPDRITYNSLLSVCVPGGAWEIARDLFAEMRNKGHEQDVYTYNTYLDVLCKGGQLDFARRIFADMSANNVFPNAVTYSILMDGYSKAGQSEEALALYDEMKRLDIPADKVSYNTLIAVYGRLGLFEDALFASEEMEICGYKKDIVTYNALLGGYGKHGMYDEVKRIFTEMKRKHIYPNTLTYSTLINVYTKGGMYMEAMEVYREFKENDLEVDVVFYSQLIDTLCKNGLVESAMVLLDVMTRNGITPNVVTYNSMIDAFGDVSALGFKTSFRANDDQTESSASMLIAASSQNQTGSDKEDRISKMFEQLAVEKAGHGKKDLRTKQDFSILWLLRKMHELEIKPNVVTFSAILNACSRCNSFEDASRLLDELRLFNDQVYGVAHGLLMGSRENTWLHAQAVFDDMKRMDNLTASAFYNALTDMLWNFGQKRGAQLVVLEGRNRNVWTGDWSIECLDLHLMSCGAACAMVHDWLLNIRSIVFEGSELPKLLSILTGWGKHSKVLGDGALKRKIEALLNGIGAPFKIAESNIGRFTSPGYLVAAWLKKSSTLNVLVLHDRITASEPTASGLVYSLQAP; this comes from the exons ATGGCTTCTGCTCCTCCCACACCACCACCACACTGTTCCTCTGTCCCTTCTAGGCCTAATGCTACCAGCAACAGGAGCACCCATAACCATAGGCATAGCAGCCACCACAACAACCACAACCGTCATAACCACCAAAATAGCCGACTGAGGAGGCAAGAACAGTCAAGGTGGAACCATAATGGTTATGGTTCTTTTGCAAATAACTCACCTTTGCCTTATGCTAATGCCACAGGTTCAGGTTCTGGTGCTGGTGTTGCTTCAGCTTCTGCTGTTGCTGCAGCTgtagctgctgctgctgctggtgACAATGCACCTGCTGCATTTTCATCAGCATTGGGGATGCTCGGTGGCCGGAGGTCCACTCTGGGCCTGGAGTTTTCGGGCAGAAGGACCACACGGTTCGCGGCAAGGATGCGCTCAGGGAGGCTGAGGTACAACAATAACAAGACAAAGCATTCTCTTATTGCTGAAGAGGTGCAGCAGTGCCTTGAAAAGTCTGGTAATGATGTTGCATCTGTTGACAATGTTTTGCTTAGCTATGAGAGTAAGATGTATGATCCTGAGGATTATATTTACCTTATTAGGGAATGTGGCAATAAGGACCTGTACTTGCAGGTATCTAAGACCTATGATTTTGCTATGGGGAGGAAGCATTATAACTGGTTTTACAAGGGGAAGTTGACTAGTACTGTGATTAGTCAACTTGGTAAAATGAAGAAAATTGAGCATGCTTGTAGGGTGTTTGATGTGGCCAGGAGCCAAGGGTTCGGTAACACTGTCTATTCCTATTCCTCTATGATCAATGCTTACGGGCATAATGGGCGTTTTAATGATGCCGTGCGCTTGTATAGGTCGATGAGGCCATTGGGAATGGAACCAAATTTGATTACCTATAATGCCCTGATTGATGCAGGAGCTAAGGGGCATGTGGACTTTAGTATAGTTGCGAAGTTTGTTGATGAGATGGTGGCGAATGGGATCATGCCTGATCGGATTACCTATAATTCGCTTCTTAGTGTTTGTGTCCCAGGGGGTGCTTGGGAGATAGCTAGGGATTTGTTTGCTGAGATGAGGAATAAAGGGCATGAGCAGGATGTGTATACTTATAATACGTATTTGGATGTCTTATGTAAGGGTGGTCAGCTGGATTTTGCCAGACGCATTTTCGCAGATATGTCTGCCAATAATGTTTTTCCAAATGCAGTAACATATAGTATTTTGATGGATGGCTATTCGAAAGCTGGCCAATCTGAAGAGGCTCTTGCTTTATATGATGAAATGAAGCGTCTAGATATTCCTGCTGATAAGGTTTCTTATAATACACTGATTGCAGTCTATGGAAGGCTTGGTTTGTTTGAGGACGCACTATTCGCCAGCGAAGAGATGGAGATCTGTGGTTACAAAAAGGATATTGTAACTTACAATGCTCTTTTGGGTGGATATGGGAAGCATGGAATGTATGATGAAGTTAAGAGAATATTTACTGAGATGAAAAGAAAGCACATTTATCCAAACACATTAACTTACTCTACATTGATTAATGTCTATACTAAAGGAGGAATGTACATGGAAGCAATGGAAGTTTACAGAGAGTTCAAGGAGAATGACCTGGAGGTTGATGTTGTCTTTTATAGTCAACTTATTGATACTCTCTGTAAAAATGGGCTAGTGGAATCTGCTATGGTGTTGCTTGATGTGATGACCAGGAATGGAATCACTCCTAATGTGGTCACCTATAACTCCATGATTGATGCCTTTGGTGACGTTTCAGCTCTCGGGTTTAAAACTTCTTTTCGGGCCAATGACGATCAGACTGAATCTTCAGCTTCTATGCTTATTGCGGCGTCATCCCAGAATCAGACGGGATCTGACAAAGAAGACCGAATCTCAAAGATGTTCGAGCAACTTGCTGTGGAGAAAGCAGGACATGGAAAGAAGGATTTGAGGACCAAACAAGATTTCAGCATATTGTGGCTCTTAAGAAAAATGCATGAGCTGGAAATTAAACCAAATGTTGTCACATTTTCAGCGATTCTGAATGCCTGCAG CCGCTGCAATTCATTTGAAGATGCTTCAAGGCTGTTGGATGAGCTCCGCCTGTTCAATGACCAGGTGTATGGTGTAGCCCATGGACTGCTCATGGGTTCAAGGGAAAACACATGGCTCCATGCTCAAGCTGTCTTTGATGACATGAAGCGCATGGATAATTTGACAGCATCTGCCTTTTATAATGCTCTAACTGACATGCTGTGGAACTTTGGTCAG AAACGTGGAGCGCAGCTGGTTGTGCTTGAAGGGCGAAACCGAAATGTGTGGACTGGCGACTGGTCCATTGAGTGCTTGGATCTACACCTGATGTCTTGTGGAGCTGCATGCGCGATGGTTCACGATTGGTTGCTAAACATTCGATCAATTGTTTTTGAAGGATCTGAACTGCCAAAGCTGTTAAG TATTTTAACTGGTTGGGGAAAGCATAGCAAAGTGCTAGGCGATGGAGCTTTGAAGAGAAAAATCGAAGCTCTTCTGAATGGGATCGGAGCACCTTTCAAGATTGCTGAGTCTAACATTGGAAGGTTCACATCCCCTGGATATTTGGTTGCTGCATGGCTCAAGAAATCAAGCACACTGAATGTGCTTGTTCTGCATGATCGCATTACTGCTTCTGAACCTACTGCTTCTGGTCTAGTATATAGCTTGCAGGCCCCTTGA